Proteins encoded together in one Musa acuminata AAA Group cultivar baxijiao chromosome BXJ3-6, Cavendish_Baxijiao_AAA, whole genome shotgun sequence window:
- the LOC135641488 gene encoding uncharacterized protein LOC135641488: MATLFALSQHEDELLSQFVARFATEIRGFPDAHPSLIMQAFLMGLKPSKFFWSLIEKSPMIISEMLQCANQYVTAEALVTGRRMDSKRPRVEQSWGMTLATLTQPRRRPDRQELLLSRPPPLPLNTSRTEIFLQIREKSLLRQPRPMKATHKDRSKYCRFHRDYGHDTEDCHDLQNQIEGLIRRGHLGRYLREPREATPRPRGPIERQIDIISEGSAIDGNNSAARKAYARSTAEKRPRPELEPEITFGAREVERAHHNDALVISIQVANA; this comes from the coding sequence ATGGCCACCCTGTTCGCGTTATCTCAGCACGAAGACGAGCTGCTCTCCCAGTTCGTGGCACGTTTTGCTACTGAGATCCGGGGATTcccggacgctcacccctctttaatcatgcaggcattcctaatgggtttgaagccttcgaagttcttctggtcgctgatcGAGAAATCGCCAATGATTATCTCCGAAATGCTCCAGTGCGCCAACCAGTACGTCACCGCCGAAGCGTTGGTGACGGGGAGGCGCATGGACAGCAAGAGGCCAAGGGTGGAACAATCTTGGGGAATGACCTTAGCAACCCTGACGCAACCCCGCCGGAGACCCGACCGACAAGAGCTACTACTCTcgaggcccccgcctctcccCCTGAATACGTCCCGCACCGAGATCTTTCTCCAAATTAGGGAAAAGAGTCTCTTGCGACAACCTCGTCCCATGAAGGCCACTCACAAAGATCGGTCTAAATATTGCAGATTCCACCGAGACTACGGCCATGATACGGAGGATTGCCacgacctccagaatcaaatagAGGGACTGATCCGGAGAGGCCACCTCGGACGCTATCTCAGGGAACCCCGGGAAGCGACTCCGCGCCCCAGGGGACCCATTGAAAGACAGATCGACATCATTTCCGAGGGATCAGCAATCGACGGTAACAACTCTGCAGCGAGGAAAGCCTATGCCCGCAGCACGGCCGAGAAACGTCCTAGGCCTGAGCTCGAGCCTGAAATAACCTTCGGGGCTAGAGAAGTCGAGCGTGCCCATCACAACGATGCCCTGGTGATCTCCATCCAGGTTGCCAACGCCTGA